A region from the Saccharomonospora azurea NA-128 genome encodes:
- a CDS encoding DUF3558 domain-containing protein, which translates to MRTSATIPTLRVRPRPNWRPASFKLWAETADMTRMPSRSPCSREAEADKSRSSTKPLAFSAWTLLGVCDLRQVLILGVSILAAAANVACSAGEPGTAIAGSAQTSTGSSSMVQELPISENLSISDLLAEPCSLLSESMLNVYGYDSVGVELGEVSDLGRDLENLSGPTCGWSAEENADSQVLSVTLIDRESEHASRAFETAREHHQNEILELWEETTVSGYPAAYWGIRDNRDRGDCSVLVAISDKALFSVAASYYFDDPQRACVDAEKIAEDILRKLEEGA; encoded by the coding sequence ATGCGTACATCGGCGACAATCCCGACGCTGCGTGTCAGGCCGCGACCGAACTGGCGGCCGGCGTCATTCAAACTCTGGGCGGAGACCGCTGACATGACGCGGATGCCAAGTCGATCACCTTGCTCACGGGAAGCTGAAGCCGATAAGAGCCGATCATCAACGAAACCGCTGGCATTCTCGGCGTGGACGTTGTTAGGAGTGTGTGATTTGCGGCAAGTTCTGATCCTTGGCGTCTCTATATTGGCTGCGGCGGCTAATGTCGCCTGTTCCGCAGGGGAGCCCGGGACGGCGATCGCAGGGTCTGCACAGACGTCCACGGGAAGTTCCTCTATGGTGCAAGAATTGCCGATTTCCGAGAACTTGTCTATCTCTGATCTCCTTGCTGAACCGTGCAGCCTTCTGTCGGAGTCGATGCTTAACGTCTACGGATATGACAGTGTTGGCGTTGAACTCGGCGAGGTCAGCGATCTCGGTCGTGATCTGGAAAACTTGTCAGGGCCTACTTGTGGCTGGAGTGCAGAGGAGAATGCGGACTCGCAAGTTCTCAGCGTCACGCTGATCGACCGCGAATCCGAGCATGCATCGAGGGCCTTCGAAACTGCACGTGAGCATCATCAGAACGAGATTCTCGAGTTGTGGGAGGAGACCACCGTTTCTGGTTATCCTGCCGCATACTGGGGCATCCGTGACAACCGCGATCGCGGGGACTGTTCGGTGCTCGTGGCGATATCGGACAAGGCGCTTTTCAGTGTTGCCGCTAGTTACTATTTCGATGATCCGCAGCGTGCATGTGTTGACGCCGAAAAGATCGCCGAGGATATCCTTCGAAAGCTTGAAGAGGGTGCCTGA
- a CDS encoding DUF3558 domain-containing protein — MRKNVTRLAVLVLGVSALAACSGTTEGSPELGGTSGTGTTSPQEPGGRYTVQMPLRIDSFLSRPCDLLPGESLNSLGLDAQDGEAKLPENDAAARATGPYCSWAGESVSVSVGVQSENTKRGMGGLDGLYAVYEQGRYEFWEETEVAGYPAAFSATVDQRAEGRCQLAVGIADDMSFTANAYIGDNPDAACQAATELAAGVIQTLGGDR; from the coding sequence GTGCGCAAGAACGTGACGCGACTCGCCGTGCTGGTACTTGGCGTTTCGGCTCTGGCGGCTTGTTCGGGAACGACTGAGGGATCGCCAGAGTTGGGCGGGACATCAGGAACGGGAACCACCTCGCCCCAGGAACCGGGTGGCCGGTACACCGTGCAGATGCCCCTCCGTATCGATTCTTTTCTCTCTCGACCATGCGATCTGCTTCCCGGAGAATCGCTCAACTCTCTAGGGCTTGATGCGCAGGACGGAGAAGCCAAGCTCCCGGAGAACGACGCTGCAGCACGGGCCACAGGGCCGTACTGCAGCTGGGCCGGTGAATCTGTCAGTGTGAGCGTGGGTGTCCAGTCAGAGAACACCAAGCGCGGTATGGGCGGCCTCGACGGTCTCTACGCCGTGTACGAGCAGGGCAGATACGAGTTCTGGGAAGAGACCGAGGTCGCAGGTTATCCGGCTGCGTTCTCTGCAACGGTCGACCAGCGTGCCGAGGGTCGTTGTCAGTTAGCTGTCGGGATCGCGGACGACATGTCGTTCACGGCCAATGCGTACATCGGCGACAATCCCGACGCTGCGTGTCAGGCCGCGACCGAACTGGCGGCCGGCGTCATTCAAACTCTGGGCGGAGACCGCTGA
- a CDS encoding HAD-IA family hydrolase, with the protein MVLRALLLDYAGVLTDVGAQRLYAAVRIARAHGVRTALLSNAGGGPEAREAFGDRFDAVVFSGDVGVAKPDVAVYRLTADRLGVTPGECVFVDDSAVNVAGAVSAGMVGVRHVSVAETLAELEALFPFSVSGSG; encoded by the coding sequence GTGGTGCTGCGAGCGTTGCTTTTGGACTACGCGGGTGTGCTGACCGACGTCGGTGCGCAGCGCCTGTACGCGGCGGTGCGCATCGCTCGCGCCCATGGGGTGCGGACCGCGTTGTTGTCGAACGCCGGAGGTGGACCGGAAGCGAGAGAGGCGTTCGGGGATCGGTTCGACGCGGTGGTCTTCTCCGGCGACGTGGGTGTCGCGAAGCCCGATGTGGCGGTGTATCGCCTGACGGCCGACCGGCTTGGCGTCACACCGGGGGAGTGCGTCTTCGTGGACGACTCCGCAGTGAACGTGGCGGGTGCGGTGTCGGCGGGAATGGTCGGCGTGCGGCACGTGAGCGTCGCGGAGACGTTGGCCGAGCTGGAGGCGCTGTTCCCGTTCTCGGTTTCGGGAAGTGGCTGA
- a CDS encoding Rv3235 family protein has product MNAFTSASGLLPLNPYEPTGFGERSQGEVAEGQLSLDDLLAELHAHNVARHEYTLSAPGRRMLHRVLTALVEVQAGRRPASQLDGWLSPMLQRRLRARPRTVSTRYVLRNIHVCRPAEDALEVCGTAHLTDRAYALVARFEHGETGWRCTLFTVLGRRP; this is encoded by the coding sequence ATGAACGCGTTCACGTCGGCCAGCGGGTTGTTGCCACTCAACCCGTACGAACCGACCGGATTCGGGGAGCGTTCGCAGGGGGAGGTCGCCGAGGGACAGCTGTCACTCGACGATCTGCTGGCCGAACTCCACGCCCACAACGTCGCTCGTCACGAGTACACGTTGTCCGCGCCGGGCAGGCGCATGCTGCACCGCGTGCTGACGGCGCTCGTGGAGGTCCAGGCAGGAAGGAGACCGGCCAGCCAGCTCGACGGGTGGCTGTCGCCCATGCTGCAGCGACGGCTGCGGGCAAGGCCGCGCACGGTCAGCACACGCTACGTACTACGGAACATCCACGTGTGCCGACCGGCTGAGGACGCGCTGGAGGTGTGCGGCACCGCCCACCTGACCGACCGTGCCTACGCGCTGGTGGCGCGCTTCGAGCACGGCGAGACAGGGTGGCGATGCACCCTGTTCACCGTGCTCGGTCGACGGCCCTAA